In the Micromonospora narathiwatensis genome, one interval contains:
- a CDS encoding type I polyketide synthase, with the protein MDATELRRLVEEQLRLSRRQQARIRELERERRPPLAVVGLGLRFPGDLRTPEQLWDFLRGDAHAVTGVPDDRPGLRAAYRPGPVRPGRSYVDRAAFLTDIGHFDADFFGISQREAELLDPQQRLLLETAWEALERAGVAVRRADRLDVGVFLGMMASEYGERLAVQDDKTPLDPYYATGGGLCFGAGRISYVMGFAGPVVSVDTACSSSLVALHLASRALRSGECRYALVCGSNLLLSPNLMVSLCQSRALSPEGRSKSFLASADGYGRGEGVGVLVLMRLDEAEREGRPILAVVRGSAVNHDGAASGLTVPSGPAQQEVVRAALADAGVGAADVGWVEAHGTGTLLGDPVEVGALDAALGDAVRERGVPLGIGSVKARLNHLEAASGVAGLMKTVLMLHHGEIPAAASEADGPLNGHIPWDRLGFTVPRRNAPWPAELPRRVAGVNSFGMSGTNAHVVLEAYQPTGEERGPAAAGGPELLTLSARDPQALATLGAAVVARLRTADPADLPALCHTLRSGRAPFGHRVAVVGGTADDLAVRVAAAVRRPAEPAGRPRPVTLWVASDHTALAVALDAVHARYPGLLPPDAGAAAPDRWVALLGRLGVRVRCRRDTGRPADAARLQWPDADGTAYVAPLVTAVPEAAPGLLLDALAALFLAGLDVRFDHLRPAGARFRPDLPTYPFRRRRFWVDEPVGAASTGYAESGAGGDEPLPTDRAGIEAYLMSELRDVLHAEEELDPSRSFLETGGDSFVSTLFMTRIEERFQVALTPDDLPIDRPLAALLATIADHITGRPVAAGGRE; encoded by the coding sequence ATGGACGCGACCGAGCTGCGGCGACTCGTGGAGGAACAGCTGCGGCTCTCCCGCCGGCAGCAGGCCCGGATCCGCGAGCTGGAGCGGGAACGGCGGCCACCGCTCGCCGTCGTCGGGCTCGGCCTGCGGTTCCCCGGCGACCTGCGTACGCCGGAACAGCTCTGGGACTTCCTGCGCGGGGACGCGCACGCGGTCACCGGCGTCCCGGACGACCGGCCCGGGCTGCGGGCCGCGTACCGGCCGGGACCGGTCCGGCCGGGCCGCTCCTACGTGGACCGGGCGGCCTTCCTGACCGACATCGGCCACTTCGACGCGGACTTCTTCGGCATCTCCCAACGCGAGGCCGAACTGCTCGACCCGCAGCAGCGGCTGCTGCTGGAGACGGCCTGGGAGGCGCTGGAGCGCGCCGGGGTCGCGGTCCGCCGCGCCGACCGGCTGGACGTCGGTGTCTTCCTCGGCATGATGGCCTCCGAGTACGGCGAGCGGCTCGCCGTGCAGGACGACAAGACGCCGCTCGACCCGTACTACGCCACCGGTGGCGGGCTCTGCTTCGGCGCCGGCCGGATCAGCTACGTGATGGGCTTCGCCGGCCCGGTGGTCAGCGTGGACACCGCCTGCTCGTCCTCGCTGGTCGCGCTGCACCTGGCGAGCCGCGCGCTGCGGTCCGGCGAGTGCCGGTACGCGCTGGTCTGCGGCTCCAACCTGCTCCTGTCGCCGAACCTGATGGTGTCGCTGTGCCAGAGCCGGGCGCTCTCCCCCGAGGGCCGCTCCAAGTCGTTCCTCGCCTCGGCCGACGGGTACGGCCGGGGCGAGGGCGTCGGCGTGCTGGTGCTGATGCGGCTCGACGAGGCGGAACGGGAGGGCCGCCCGATCCTGGCCGTGGTGCGGGGCAGCGCGGTCAACCACGACGGCGCCGCGTCCGGGCTGACCGTGCCGAGCGGCCCCGCCCAGCAGGAGGTGGTGCGGGCGGCCCTCGCCGACGCGGGGGTGGGCGCGGCCGACGTGGGCTGGGTCGAGGCGCACGGCACCGGGACGCTGCTCGGTGACCCGGTCGAGGTGGGCGCGCTGGACGCCGCGCTCGGCGACGCGGTCCGCGAGCGCGGCGTACCGCTCGGGATCGGCAGCGTCAAGGCCCGCCTCAACCATCTGGAGGCCGCCTCCGGGGTGGCCGGGCTGATGAAGACCGTGCTCATGCTGCACCACGGCGAGATCCCGGCGGCGGCGAGCGAAGCCGACGGCCCGCTCAACGGGCACATTCCGTGGGACCGGCTCGGCTTCACCGTGCCCCGGCGCAACGCGCCCTGGCCGGCCGAGCTGCCCCGCCGGGTCGCCGGGGTGAACTCGTTCGGGATGAGCGGCACCAACGCGCACGTGGTGCTGGAGGCGTACCAGCCGACGGGGGAGGAGCGCGGGCCGGCCGCCGCGGGCGGGCCGGAGCTGCTCACCCTCTCCGCCCGGGACCCGCAGGCCCTGGCCACCCTCGGCGCGGCGGTGGTGGCGCGGCTGCGTACCGCCGATCCCGCCGACCTGCCGGCGCTCTGCCACACCCTGCGCAGCGGGCGCGCGCCGTTCGGACACCGGGTGGCCGTCGTCGGCGGCACGGCCGACGACCTCGCGGTCCGGGTGGCGGCGGCGGTGCGGCGTCCGGCCGAACCGGCCGGCCGGCCGCGTCCGGTCACGCTCTGGGTCGCTTCCGACCACACCGCGCTGGCGGTGGCGCTGGACGCGGTCCACGCCCGCTATCCGGGGCTGCTGCCGCCCGACGCCGGCGCGGCGGCCCCCGACCGGTGGGTGGCCCTGCTCGGCCGGCTCGGGGTACGGGTCCGGTGCCGTCGGGACACCGGTCGACCGGCCGACGCGGCCCGTCTCCAGTGGCCGGACGCGGACGGTACGGCGTACGTCGCGCCGCTGGTCACCGCCGTGCCCGAGGCGGCTCCCGGGCTGCTGCTCGACGCTCTCGCCGCCCTCTTCCTGGCCGGGCTCGACGTCCGCTTCGACCACCTGCGACCGGCCGGGGCCCGGTTCCGGCCGGACCTGCCCACGTACCCGTTCCGGCGCCGCCGGTTCTGGGTCGACGAGCCGGTCGGCGCGGCGTCCACCGGGTACGCCGAGTCCGGTGCCGGCGGCGACGAGCCGCTGCCCACCGACCGCGCGGGCATCGAGGCGTACCTGATGTCGGAGCTGCGCGACGTGCTGCACGCCGAAGAGGAACTGGACCCGAGCCGGTCCTTCCTGGAGACGGGCGGCGACTCCTTCGTGTCCACCCTGTTCATGACCCGGATCGAGGAACGGTTCCAGGTGGCGCTCACCCCGGACGACCTGCCCATCGACCGCCCGCTGGCGGCACTGCTGGCGACGATCGCCGACCACATCACCGGCCGCCCGGTCGCGGCCGGGGGACGGGAGTGA
- a CDS encoding thioesterase II family protein — MSAFLRPRPVPDPDLRLVVFHHAGGSGSAYFPVSQGVPAEWDLLLPDLPGRGRRHREEPLRDIPAIVARLVEDLLDWADAPLALFGHSLGAVVAAETARALGALGVEPVWVGVSGRPAVAYRGPKASLPYDVSDDEMMRHLFALGGMPDRIHEVPEFRAQLLRLVRADLGALAAYAPTPDRPPLAVPLTAFGGTDDDWAPPAAIAAWAGETTGPFRRILFPGGHFHFLGAAFGSFTAALVAEIRATLRSTPRPTPGVVAAGAASPGLRSAP; from the coding sequence ATGAGCGCGTTCCTCCGGCCGCGACCGGTCCCCGACCCCGACCTGCGCCTGGTGGTCTTCCACCACGCCGGCGGTTCCGGCAGCGCCTACTTCCCGGTCAGCCAGGGCGTACCCGCGGAATGGGACCTGCTCCTGCCCGACCTGCCCGGTCGCGGCCGCCGCCATCGGGAGGAGCCGCTGCGGGACATCCCCGCCATCGTGGCGCGGCTGGTGGAGGACCTGCTCGACTGGGCCGACGCGCCACTGGCCCTGTTCGGGCACAGCCTGGGCGCGGTGGTCGCGGCGGAGACCGCCCGGGCGCTCGGCGCGCTCGGTGTCGAACCGGTCTGGGTCGGGGTCTCCGGCCGGCCGGCCGTCGCCTACCGGGGGCCGAAGGCGTCCCTGCCGTACGACGTCTCGGACGACGAGATGATGCGGCACCTGTTCGCGCTGGGCGGCATGCCGGACCGGATCCACGAGGTGCCGGAGTTCCGCGCCCAACTGCTCCGCTTGGTCCGCGCGGACCTCGGCGCGCTGGCCGCGTACGCGCCGACGCCGGACCGGCCGCCGTTGGCCGTGCCGCTCACCGCCTTCGGTGGTACGGACGACGACTGGGCCCCGCCGGCGGCGATCGCGGCCTGGGCGGGGGAGACCACGGGCCCGTTTCGGCGGATACTCTTTCCGGGCGGCCACTTCCACTTTCTCGGCGCCGCGTTCGGGTCCTTCACCGCCGCGCTGGTGGCGGAGATCCGCGCGACGCTCCGGTCCACCCCCCGGCCCACGCCCGGCGTGGTCGCCGCCGGGGCCGCGTCACCCGGATTGAGGAGTGCACCATGA
- a CDS encoding flavin reductase family protein encodes MNTTDRLVPADPASAPSTSVPVDMRPLMASFPSGVTVTTALHSDGRPWGMTCTSLCSVSLDPPILLVCLRCGSPTLEAIAASRSFAVNLLHEQARAFAELFASGAVDRFEQVRWSADGDAAGPHLLDAAHTIADCEVVEDSVVGDHAVVLGRVRAVTRLRPQRPLLYGLRRYATWSDSVDGSYLFSDAQAFDWS; translated from the coding sequence ATGAACACGACGGACCGGCTCGTCCCGGCGGATCCCGCGTCGGCGCCGAGCACCAGCGTACCGGTCGACATGCGGCCCCTGATGGCCAGTTTCCCGTCCGGCGTCACGGTGACCACCGCGCTGCACAGCGACGGCCGGCCGTGGGGGATGACCTGCACGTCGCTGTGCAGCGTCTCCCTCGACCCGCCCATCCTGCTGGTCTGCCTGCGCTGTGGCAGCCCCACCCTGGAGGCCATCGCGGCCAGCCGGTCGTTCGCCGTCAACCTGCTGCACGAGCAGGCCCGGGCCTTCGCCGAACTGTTCGCCTCCGGCGCGGTCGACCGCTTCGAGCAGGTCCGGTGGAGCGCCGACGGCGACGCCGCCGGTCCGCACCTGCTCGACGCCGCGCACACCATCGCCGACTGCGAGGTGGTCGAGGACAGCGTGGTCGGCGACCACGCCGTGGTGCTGGGCCGGGTCCGCGCGGTGACCCGGCTGCGTCCGCAACGCCCCCTGCTGTACGGGCTGCGCCGCTACGCCACCTGGTCGGACTCCGTCGACGGCAGCTACCTGTTCTCCGACGCGCAGGCATTCGACTGGTCCTGA
- a CDS encoding helix-turn-helix domain-containing protein: MTDATTFGTRLRAHRERAGKTRPVLGGLVGRSAEWVKALENGRLLPPRLPMLLRLAEVLDISDLADLTGDQSLPVASVTRAGHPDVDHVVAAMQRTTVPVGDAMSVDVLRGLVDQAWARWHRSTVERTAVAAVLPGLLTEAQRSVRRLDGPARRQAQVELARVYHLAQLYLAHQPYPELVWLAADRAMLAAQGADDPAAIAVAAWYYAHVYRGANQVDAAEQVLVDAVGLVDLAAGGEQLARWGQAQLGIALGHSKAGRAGKAWRAWDAADGAASRLGSGYAHPWLMFGPVACAAYAVTIETDLCRAGEAVRRADTADYRALPSHTRRAAALIDAARAHLLNRGEVAAMHLLGRALRESVDTVRHHPFARTVALELSSRPGTVGEDARELALAIGVTG; encoded by the coding sequence ATGACCGACGCCACGACCTTCGGTACGCGCCTTCGTGCCCACCGCGAACGTGCGGGCAAAACGCGTCCAGTTCTCGGTGGGCTCGTCGGCCGCAGCGCCGAATGGGTCAAGGCGCTGGAGAACGGCCGCCTTCTCCCGCCCCGCCTACCCATGCTGCTCCGCCTGGCCGAGGTGCTCGATATCTCCGATCTGGCGGACCTGACCGGCGACCAGTCCCTGCCGGTGGCGTCGGTGACCCGTGCGGGCCACCCCGACGTGGACCACGTCGTTGCCGCGATGCAGCGCACTACGGTGCCGGTCGGCGACGCGATGTCCGTCGACGTGCTGCGCGGCCTGGTCGATCAGGCGTGGGCGCGGTGGCACCGCTCGACCGTCGAGCGTACGGCGGTCGCCGCGGTGCTTCCCGGGCTGCTGACGGAGGCGCAACGCAGCGTCCGACGGCTGGACGGCCCGGCACGCCGGCAGGCGCAGGTCGAGTTGGCGCGCGTTTATCACCTTGCGCAGTTGTACCTGGCCCATCAGCCGTATCCGGAACTGGTGTGGCTCGCCGCCGACCGGGCGATGCTCGCCGCCCAGGGAGCCGACGACCCGGCTGCGATCGCCGTGGCCGCCTGGTACTACGCCCACGTCTACCGGGGCGCGAACCAGGTCGACGCCGCCGAACAGGTGCTCGTTGACGCCGTCGGCCTGGTCGACCTTGCAGCGGGTGGCGAGCAACTGGCGCGCTGGGGGCAGGCGCAACTCGGCATCGCGCTCGGGCACAGCAAAGCCGGGCGGGCCGGGAAGGCATGGCGCGCGTGGGATGCCGCCGACGGGGCGGCGAGCCGCCTCGGCAGCGGATACGCCCATCCCTGGCTGATGTTCGGGCCGGTGGCCTGCGCGGCGTACGCGGTTACCATCGAGACGGACTTGTGTCGAGCTGGTGAGGCTGTCCGACGGGCCGACACGGCGGACTACCGAGCGCTGCCGTCGCACACGCGTCGGGCCGCCGCCCTGATTGACGCCGCCCGGGCACACCTGCTGAACCGGGGCGAGGTCGCGGCGATGCACCTGCTCGGCCGCGCACTCCGCGAGAGCGTGGACACGGTGCGGCACCACCCGTTCGCGCGGACTGTCGCCCTGGAGCTGTCGAGCCGGCCGGGCACGGTCGGAGAGGACGCGCGGGAGTTGGCTCTCGCGATCGGGGTGACGGGGTAG
- a CDS encoding non-ribosomal peptide synthetase, with translation MTTDPQSRHPFPLTDLQAGYLVGSSPLIELGGFRPTMYVELDVVDFDPDRARAAVDRLIDRHEHLRTVILPEVAQRVLPDERITPFPLTVTDLTGLAAAGREAALREVRDRMAEQGVEPTGWPLFEVVAQRLRRHRWRLHLAMSLLLLDSTSTRHLLGEWWQLYQDPAAALPPVTRTFREGVRDLVAWQESEPYQEHWRYWERRLDSLPDAPRLPLARPLAGIDPVRMVRRVCHLRRAEWDRLCATARRQRVLPPTALLQVFAEILGGWAGQPRFCLNVLHQNLPSLHPELSGVVGQLSATLPLEVDLRVADDFWERARQLQRQLWRDMAHSDVTAVRVTRELAARRGWTSRAALPYVFNSMLAPRRPGGDAVGRPVCRQVDSHLRTPQVLVDNQLQDTPDGGVDCIWDVVDDAFPAGLADLAFEAYERMLRALGVDAATPVEPVPPAHLAVVARDNAPAGPPPAGRLEDGFLRRAAERPDHPAVVTDARTLSYRELAATSAGVAERLRRRGVGPGDLVPVVMAKGWEQVVAVLGVLRAGAAYCPVDVALPAERIGHLIDECAARVVLVQSHHPADLAGRDVTTVEVDRLASIPDAASAAGEPAAPAGAETDLAYVIYTSGSTGRPKGVAVEHRAALNTVLDINHRFGLGPDDRVFGISSLSFDLSVWDVFGALAAGATLVLPAGGSRPDPLGWADAATRHGATVWNSVPALAQMLVEVVATRPAGDRPPIRAFLLSGDWVPTGLPDRLRGTWPGSRVTALGGATEAAIWSNSYDIGAVDPAWRSIPYGRPLPNQTMRVLDDRLRLRPPWAVGGIYIGGTGLARCYWRDPERTAERFVTDPATGERLYRTGDLGRYWPDGTIEFLGREDRQVKVQGFRVEPGEIEATAGTHPGVRDCAVTTQQVPGGQRRLVAIVVPETDAAPDPAELRTYLRERLPAYLVPARIHLLDRLPLSGNGKVDLDRALAAATARADAPDEATAGSAPADGDRPSVLTERLCRIWADLLEVPIIRPDDDFFALGGNSLLALRLVQRLRGELGTEVPFGQIFDAPTVRGLAARLAAGDGTVRCAVPLADGTGRPLFLCHPVGGSVARYADLARAWTGPVHGFQSRALAGDDGVAAPSLAAMAAGYRAELRRLAPHGPYLLAGWSMGGVLAHELAAQLRDEGEAAQVVLVDSDIRTLRVPADDRERHREFVTDLAGGRLPEPVAATLATAPEAGLAGAAHAAARAAELLPAEVDEAGYRRLVRVHGDNLAALAAHRPAPGVAPVLLIVADRVDRPDPVPAWQAVCPDLAVERWPEDHHSIVSAASSARLAERIAAFAAETATTGTRATTDAAPDALGVPS, from the coding sequence GTGACCACGGACCCCCAGTCGCGGCACCCCTTCCCGCTGACCGACCTCCAGGCCGGCTACCTCGTCGGCAGCAGCCCGTTGATCGAACTCGGTGGCTTCCGGCCGACCATGTACGTGGAGCTGGACGTCGTCGACTTCGACCCGGACCGGGCCCGGGCGGCGGTCGACCGCCTGATCGACCGGCACGAGCACCTCCGGACGGTGATCCTGCCGGAGGTCGCGCAGCGGGTCCTGCCGGACGAGCGGATCACGCCGTTCCCGCTGACGGTGACCGACCTGACCGGGCTGGCGGCGGCCGGCCGGGAGGCGGCGCTGCGCGAGGTCCGGGACCGGATGGCCGAGCAGGGCGTGGAGCCGACCGGGTGGCCGCTGTTCGAGGTGGTCGCCCAGCGGCTGCGTCGGCACCGGTGGCGGCTGCACCTGGCGATGAGCCTGCTGCTGCTCGACTCCACCAGCACCCGGCACCTGCTCGGCGAGTGGTGGCAGCTCTACCAGGATCCGGCCGCCGCGCTGCCGCCGGTGACCCGCACCTTCCGGGAGGGCGTACGAGACCTGGTGGCCTGGCAGGAGAGCGAGCCGTACCAGGAGCACTGGCGGTACTGGGAACGGCGGCTGGACAGCCTGCCGGACGCCCCGCGGCTGCCGCTGGCCCGCCCACTCGCCGGCATCGACCCGGTACGGATGGTGCGCCGGGTCTGCCACCTGCGCCGCGCCGAGTGGGACCGGCTCTGCGCCACCGCGCGACGCCAACGGGTGCTGCCGCCGACCGCGCTGCTACAGGTCTTCGCCGAGATCCTCGGCGGCTGGGCCGGGCAGCCCCGGTTCTGCCTGAACGTGCTGCACCAGAACCTGCCCAGCCTGCACCCCGAACTGTCCGGTGTGGTGGGCCAGCTCAGCGCCACCCTGCCGCTGGAGGTGGACCTGCGGGTCGCCGACGACTTCTGGGAGCGGGCCCGCCAGTTGCAGCGGCAGCTCTGGCGGGACATGGCGCACAGCGACGTCACCGCGGTACGGGTCACCCGGGAGCTGGCCGCCCGTCGTGGCTGGACCAGTCGCGCGGCGCTGCCGTACGTCTTCAACAGCATGCTCGCGCCCCGGCGGCCCGGCGGCGACGCGGTGGGCCGCCCGGTCTGCCGGCAGGTCGACAGCCACCTGCGTACGCCGCAGGTGCTGGTCGACAACCAGTTGCAGGACACCCCGGACGGGGGCGTGGACTGCATCTGGGACGTGGTGGACGATGCCTTCCCGGCCGGACTGGCCGACCTGGCGTTCGAGGCGTACGAGCGGATGCTGCGGGCGTTGGGCGTGGACGCCGCGACCCCGGTCGAGCCCGTCCCGCCCGCACACCTCGCGGTGGTGGCCCGGGACAACGCGCCGGCCGGTCCGCCGCCGGCCGGACGCCTGGAGGACGGCTTCCTGCGCCGGGCCGCCGAGCGGCCGGACCACCCGGCGGTGGTCACCGACGCCCGTACGCTGAGTTACCGGGAGTTGGCGGCGACCTCGGCCGGCGTGGCCGAACGGCTGCGGCGGCGCGGCGTGGGGCCGGGTGACCTGGTGCCGGTGGTGATGGCGAAGGGCTGGGAGCAGGTGGTCGCCGTCCTCGGCGTGCTGCGCGCCGGCGCCGCGTACTGCCCGGTCGACGTCGCGCTGCCGGCCGAGCGGATCGGCCACCTGATCGACGAGTGCGCGGCCCGGGTGGTGCTGGTCCAGTCGCACCACCCCGCCGACCTGGCCGGGCGGGACGTCACGACGGTCGAGGTGGACCGGCTCGCGTCCATCCCGGACGCCGCGTCGGCCGCCGGGGAGCCGGCCGCGCCCGCCGGGGCGGAGACCGACCTGGCGTACGTCATCTACACCTCCGGCTCGACCGGTCGGCCGAAGGGGGTGGCGGTGGAGCACCGGGCCGCCCTCAACACCGTGCTGGACATCAACCACCGGTTCGGGCTGGGCCCGGACGACCGGGTGTTCGGCATCTCGTCGCTCAGCTTCGACCTCTCGGTCTGGGACGTGTTCGGCGCGCTGGCGGCCGGGGCGACGCTGGTGCTGCCCGCCGGGGGCAGCCGCCCCGACCCGCTCGGCTGGGCGGACGCCGCGACCCGGCACGGGGCGACCGTGTGGAACTCGGTGCCGGCGCTGGCCCAGATGCTGGTCGAGGTGGTGGCGACCCGGCCGGCCGGGGACCGGCCGCCGATCCGGGCGTTCCTGCTCAGCGGCGACTGGGTGCCCACCGGGCTGCCCGACCGGCTGCGCGGCACCTGGCCGGGCAGCCGGGTCACCGCGCTGGGCGGCGCCACCGAGGCGGCGATCTGGTCCAACAGCTACGACATCGGTGCCGTCGACCCGGCGTGGCGGAGCATCCCGTACGGCCGCCCCCTGCCGAACCAGACCATGCGGGTGCTCGACGACCGGCTCCGGTTGCGTCCGCCCTGGGCGGTCGGCGGCATCTACATCGGCGGCACGGGGCTGGCCCGGTGCTACTGGCGGGACCCGGAACGCACCGCCGAGCGGTTCGTCACCGACCCGGCCACCGGGGAGCGGCTGTATCGCACCGGTGACCTGGGCCGGTACTGGCCCGACGGCACCATCGAGTTCCTCGGCCGGGAGGACCGGCAGGTCAAGGTGCAGGGTTTCCGGGTCGAGCCGGGCGAGATCGAGGCGACCGCGGGTACCCATCCGGGCGTACGGGACTGCGCCGTCACCACCCAGCAGGTCCCGGGCGGGCAGCGCCGGCTGGTCGCGATCGTGGTGCCCGAGACCGACGCCGCGCCGGACCCGGCGGAACTGCGGACGTACCTGCGCGAACGGCTGCCGGCGTACCTGGTGCCGGCGCGGATCCATTTGCTGGACCGGCTGCCGCTCAGCGGCAACGGCAAGGTGGACCTGGACCGGGCGCTGGCGGCGGCCACGGCACGGGCCGACGCGCCCGACGAGGCCACGGCGGGCTCCGCCCCGGCCGACGGGGACCGCCCGAGTGTCCTGACCGAGCGGCTCTGCCGGATCTGGGCCGACCTGCTGGAGGTGCCGATTATCCGGCCGGACGACGACTTCTTCGCCCTGGGCGGCAACTCGCTGCTCGCCCTGCGCCTGGTGCAGCGGCTGCGCGGCGAACTCGGCACGGAGGTGCCGTTCGGGCAGATCTTCGACGCGCCCACGGTACGCGGCCTGGCCGCCCGGCTCGCCGCCGGCGACGGCACCGTACGCTGCGCCGTGCCGCTGGCCGATGGCACCGGCCGGCCGCTGTTCCTGTGCCATCCCGTCGGCGGATCGGTCGCCCGGTACGCCGACCTGGCCCGCGCCTGGACGGGCCCGGTCCACGGCTTCCAGAGCCGGGCCCTGGCGGGCGACGACGGCGTGGCCGCGCCGAGCCTGGCCGCCATGGCCGCCGGATACCGGGCCGAGCTGCGCCGGCTGGCGCCGCACGGGCCGTACCTGCTCGCCGGCTGGTCGATGGGGGGTGTGCTCGCCCACGAACTGGCCGCCCAGTTGCGCGACGAGGGCGAGGCGGCCCAGGTGGTCCTGGTCGACAGCGACATCCGGACCCTGCGCGTGCCGGCCGACGACCGGGAGCGGCACCGGGAGTTCGTCACCGACCTGGCCGGCGGCCGGCTGCCCGAGCCGGTGGCCGCCACGCTCGCGACCGCACCGGAGGCCGGGCTGGCCGGCGCGGCGCACGCCGCTGCCCGGGCGGCCGAGCTGCTGCCGGCCGAGGTCGACGAGGCCGGATACCGCCGGCTGGTCCGGGTACACGGCGACAACCTGGCCGCACTCGCCGCGCACCGCCCCGCCCCGGGCGTGGCGCCGGTGCTGCTCATCGTGGCCGACCGGGTGGACCGCCCCGACCCGGTGCCCGCGTGGCAGGCGGTCTGCCCGGACCTGGCGGTCGAACGCTGGCCGGAGGACCACCACTCGATCGTCTCAGCCGCCTCCTCGGCCCGGCTGGCCGAGCGCATCGCCGCGTTCGCCGCCGAGACCGCGACCACCGGCACGCGGGCGACGACCGACGCCGCGCCGGACGCGCTCGGCGTACCGTCCTGA
- a CDS encoding SagB family peptide dehydrogenase: protein MSLTASAPPEGPLAAPGPVAANGQPDAAEVLDRHLAGAAELEQAVWANARSAPTRLRAAAGLLLAAVSATGLDWAQSLAWLRGDADPATDTPDEGTPRTPAAEAGPAAEGRAAAEAAFLRNEAEWTAWHRRTREEIGSAGTGLGRWHRHLADTLAELRRLERADRLDAPAGSVFRRLVGLHQERLGLTAAERAQAGWLVSLTLLRTAPRGPFFADGPQALDRRLHEETKYAPATILDQMPDLVGAGAEGRQPLPARGAPLPLARPDGPPSDLPGLAETLLARRSAYGTYEGPLTVDELGRLLFYAAAVTGEKSMPGAEAPLRVRPHPSGGSRYPLRLLLYCHDVQGVPRGLYLHDADAHALLPLGDRDLTGELIPAVPATDPRLPATKAGGKIDAAGCPLWLFLVADLTYQRLHYGMRSYRLVLLEGGHLAQNLSLVSTGLGLSSVGLCGFYDDALHGALGLDGVNSAVLYTYLFGRVTTPDTPA, encoded by the coding sequence ATGAGTCTCACCGCCTCCGCCCCACCGGAGGGGCCGCTCGCCGCCCCCGGACCCGTCGCCGCCAACGGCCAGCCGGACGCCGCGGAGGTCCTCGACCGGCACCTGGCCGGCGCGGCCGAGCTGGAGCAGGCCGTCTGGGCGAACGCCCGGTCCGCGCCGACCCGGCTGCGGGCGGCGGCCGGCCTGCTGCTGGCCGCGGTGAGCGCCACCGGGCTGGACTGGGCGCAGTCGCTGGCCTGGCTGCGGGGCGACGCGGACCCGGCCACCGACACCCCGGACGAGGGGACGCCCCGGACTCCGGCCGCCGAGGCCGGGCCGGCCGCCGAGGGGCGCGCCGCGGCCGAGGCGGCCTTCCTGCGCAACGAGGCGGAGTGGACGGCCTGGCACCGCCGGACCCGTGAGGAGATCGGGTCGGCGGGGACCGGGTTGGGGCGGTGGCATCGGCACCTCGCCGACACGCTGGCCGAGCTGCGCCGCCTGGAGCGCGCCGACCGACTGGACGCGCCGGCCGGGTCGGTCTTCCGGCGGCTGGTCGGGCTGCACCAGGAACGGCTCGGCCTCACCGCCGCCGAACGGGCCCAGGCCGGCTGGCTGGTCTCCCTGACCCTGCTCCGCACCGCGCCCCGGGGCCCGTTCTTCGCCGACGGCCCGCAGGCCCTGGACCGGCGCCTGCACGAGGAGACGAAGTACGCGCCCGCGACGATCCTCGACCAGATGCCGGACCTGGTCGGCGCCGGCGCCGAGGGCCGACAGCCGCTGCCCGCGCGCGGTGCCCCGCTGCCGCTGGCCCGGCCGGACGGGCCACCGTCGGACCTGCCCGGACTGGCCGAGACGCTGCTCGCCCGGCGCAGCGCATACGGCACGTACGAGGGTCCGCTCACCGTCGACGAGCTGGGCCGGCTGCTCTTCTACGCCGCCGCGGTCACCGGTGAGAAGAGCATGCCGGGCGCGGAGGCACCGTTGCGGGTCCGGCCGCACCCGAGCGGCGGCAGCCGCTACCCGCTCCGACTGCTGCTCTACTGCCACGACGTCCAGGGCGTGCCGCGCGGGCTCTACCTGCACGACGCCGACGCGCACGCGCTGCTCCCGCTCGGCGACCGGGACCTGACCGGCGAGCTGATCCCGGCCGTGCCGGCGACCGACCCGAGGCTGCCCGCCACCAAGGCCGGCGGCAAGATCGACGCGGCCGGGTGTCCACTCTGGCTCTTCCTGGTCGCCGACCTGACCTACCAGCGACTGCACTACGGGATGCGGTCGTACCGGCTGGTGCTGCTGGAGGGCGGGCACCTGGCGCAGAACCTGTCCCTGGTCTCGACCGGGCTGGGTCTGTCCAGCGTCGGCCTGTGCGGCTTCTACGACGACGCGCTGCACGGCGCGCTCGGCCTGGACGGGGTGAACTCGGCCGTGCTCTACACGTACCTGTTCGGCCGGGTGACCACGCCGGACACGCCGGCCTGA